In Panacibacter microcysteis, the genomic stretch TGTGGCTTTCCATGATGGCAGAATCTTTAAGTAACAGTCGCAGTCTTTGCGCCACCAGTTTACTGCCTGCATATGGCCTTAGTGCATGCAAACGCTCATCAAATGGCGCCTTCGTCCCGGTGAGTGCTTCAAGGCTCATTGCGCCGATAATATCAGCAGCCTCCAGGCAGTTGTGCATACGCTGCACTGCTTTTACTGCAAATGACAAGATAAACTGTGTACCGTTTATCAGCGCAAGCCCCTCTTTAGGACCAAGTTTCAATGGCGATATATGCAGTTTGGGCAATACCTCATGCGTATCATGTGGCGTGCCTTTATAAAAAACCTGGCCAAGACCGATCAATGGCAAAAAAAGGTGCGCCAATGGCGCAAGGTCGCCGGAGGCCCCGACAGAACCCTTTGATGGCACAACCGGGATGATGTCATTTTCAATATGCCAGATAATGCGCTCCAGTGTTTGCAACTGTACGCCGCTAAAACCCTGCGCAAGCGCCTGCACTTTTGTTATCATCATCAGTTTGGCCACCTCTGCGGGTATATGCTCCCCTACGCCTACACTATGACTTTGTAATATTTTGTGCTGCAGGGTTACAGTGTCTTCAGGAGAAATCGGTGTATTTGCCAGTATACCAAAACCAGTGTTAATGCCATACACCGTTTTATTGGCAGCTACTATATCTTTCACATGCTGCTCGCTTTGCTTTATCCGCTCTACAGCTTCTTTACTGAGAACACCTTTCATATTTCCCAGCGCTATTTCACCCGCAAAACGAACCGTTAGTTGATGAACACCATATTTAAATTCCATACAAAAGTTTATTTCAGTTTATGCTGCACACGCTCGTACACACCCTTCTGCTGAATGTTATTCTCCAGCGCAGTCAGCGCATCAAGCAATTTTTTACTCTGGGTGCTTTCTTTGCTAAGATCATCCATTGCTTCCTGCAATGCCTGCCATACAGGCTGTACTTTTTGCAAAAGTTTCTGACCTTTCGCAGTAAACGTTACCGCTTTGTGCCTGGCATCGGTTTTAGAAACAGCAGATTTTATAAAGCCTTTTTGCTGAAGACTGCTTACCATCTGGCTGGCTGCAGAATGAGAGATACGTAACTCGTTAGAGATTTCCCGGATAGAAACTTCCCCGTTTTCAGACAACAGGTAAAA encodes the following:
- a CDS encoding MarR family winged helix-turn-helix transcriptional regulator, whose protein sequence is MNFYQSLGFLFFGTRLKRLSEVFLNDVNKIYRKHKISFDASWFPVFYLLSENGEVSIREISNELRISHSAASQMVSSLQQKGFIKSAVSKTDARHKAVTFTAKGQKLLQKVQPVWQALQEAMDDLSKESTQSKKLLDALTALENNIQQKGVYERVQHKLK
- the hutH gene encoding histidine ammonia-lyase — translated: MEFKYGVHQLTVRFAGEIALGNMKGVLSKEAVERIKQSEQHVKDIVAANKTVYGINTGFGILANTPISPEDTVTLQHKILQSHSVGVGEHIPAEVAKLMMITKVQALAQGFSGVQLQTLERIIWHIENDIIPVVPSKGSVGASGDLAPLAHLFLPLIGLGQVFYKGTPHDTHEVLPKLHISPLKLGPKEGLALINGTQFILSFAVKAVQRMHNCLEAADIIGAMSLEALTGTKAPFDERLHALRPYAGSKLVAQRLRLLLKDSAIMESHIDCGRVQDPYSLRCMPQVHGASRNAWLHLKELTEIELNAVTDNPIILSAEDTISGGNFHGQPLALPLDYACFAAAEIGNVSDRRCYLLLEGKWGLPMLLMKDVGLNSGFMIPQYTTAALVTENKTLCFPASADSIPTSLGQEDHVSMGSVSGRKLNQVIDNLEYILAIELLSACQAIEFRRPYKSSALLEYAHDYVREFVGFAAEDRIFAEDINQVATLIKDFSFVDNVNAFAASKDMVLNDSFDAFAL